The Chanos chanos chromosome 3, fChaCha1.1, whole genome shotgun sequence genome segment ACAAACTAGATAAGACATATTTTGATTGTGAATTTCTCATCTTTGCGTAAATAAAGAAGATTGTAGAATTCTATCACTCAGATGATCCGATCTTTAAGTCCTGACACTACACAGGCCTTTGCAGCACACCCGGTATATGTCTTTCTTGCGAAAGgttgcacagagagagagagagagagagagagagagagagagagagagagagagagtacatatAACAAAAACGGTCTGAACAGTTCAACTGCCACGAGTCAGTCTTTTCTGTatgtatttgaaaaatgtatctAATCTACCTCCTGCAAAAGCGCGTTAACGAGTTGCCGGAGTCGGGTTGCCGTCATCCATTTGTGtaatttaaaaagtcattttgcaGATGAACATCAGAAAGCAGGAGTACTCCTAggcaatcatcatcatcatcgtcgtcgtcgtcgtcctCCCCTCCTTCATAGTTCTTGTAGGATTCTTGTAAAATTCTTCCATGTCTTATTGTGGTGCTAACCGATTATTAGAATATTACTTTTAGGATATTTTGACTTCAGGGAGACTACCAAACACTTTAATATAACCCTACCACTcttatgacaacattttttaacttatttttatcactttttttacCCTCACACCGGGAGCTCCCTtaaacaggtttgtgtgtgtgtgtgtgtgtgagagagagagagagagagagagaggcgcagAGAATCAGAATCTTTGCCACCTCATTCCTATAGCTGTGAAGAAAGAGGCGATTAGCGACGCAGAACAAAGCGTGATGGGAACAGCACCATATGGGTCCACTTAAGTATATTCTAGCATTGCGCATTAACGTTGTCggtgactgaatgaatgaatgtgcgtctgtgtgtgtgtgtgtgtgtgtgtgtgtgtgtatgttgtgtgtgagagagaaagagagagagagagagagagagagagagagagagttcgtgAATTAGGCTACTACACACACGCTGGGTGAAGATGGCAGCCAAAACTGTTGTGAAATAGTAAACGATTTTTTAATCGGTGACAGAACTTTGATCTGAAATGCAAttttatcagaaaaaaagaaaaattgagagATCATTTGATCTGGCCATTAAACAGCTTCGTGCTTTCGTGCTTAAGGtatcaaaaaatgtttaaaatcacAGAGAAATTATGCTACCCAAGCTCCATTTTGTccattttgaataatttattaatatGAAAAGGCAACCGATGTCGTTATCGGCAGTACCATGTGGTTCAAGCTcagctgttatttattttacatacacacacacacacatatacatagcCTATAcatatataggctatatatatTGATAGCGTACATGAGGTCATTCATACAGCCATGTGTTGGAGATTTAAATGATGCTACCTGAGACTGAAACCCAAGGCAGTATTACATCAATATAATATCAGTTATATCAATATCATTACCTTATTTTGAAAGTGTTGTACTGCCATTTATGCAGTAAATGTTGTGATTTGTAAAGGTCTGTATCTGTCAGGACAAATAACAATTCAGATGCTGCAACCGGGTATACACGGGTAGGCCTACTTCTAATTGTCATATGGAGAATTTTACCTCATCTTTAATGAATTGCATTTATCTTTACACCTTAGCGTGGTCAgttacactgaactgaatgcAACGAATGCAGCATTCTGTCACTTAATCACTAAGACACTTTGGAATCTTTGAGTAATTTGTAAATAAGTAAAGATTTATGTATCCATAAAACGGACAAATCGCCATTTTGGATTTCATTTGTCAATGAAAAAATTAACAGCCAAACATTGTCTGTAAGATGGGAGTAATCGATCAGGAAGCTCTGGTGAGCTGTATGTGAAGTGCGGTAAAGGCTAATTTCGTTGAAGTAGCAAGATTGACGTCAATGTAGGCTACTATTTCGAAAGGCATGAAATCAAAAGTGAAACAGGCAGAAGCTGAAAAGTGTGGTTGTTTACCAAACATTTACCAGAGGGCAGTTTAGTGGGATGAGTGGCCGTTTAGAGCTTTAAACAAACTTTAGACATTTTCACACCGTGTATGGAACACTCACACCAGTACTTATGTAACACACAGAAACGTGAAATACTCGCACATATGGGGCTATGTGTACAGTTACATACTTGCACAAACTCTATGGCACATACACAGTTCACTTGCATCCATCATACTATAAATGAGTGTGGGACACATTTCAACTATGCATGTGATTTCGCATGTAGATAAGCTTGACTATTTTCAGTACATCCAAAAGGCACTTCTGTGAATCCAGGGAGCATTTTCTCATATACATATGCAATGCGGATGGAAAATAACgtgactgtatatgtgtgtatttcacacATAGACATGTGAGTACCTCATACGTTTATTTTGAGATTTCATACATGTATGTGCAAGTGCGTCAAACCTGTGTGCACAAAAAGTTTGAAATAAGCTCATAATGACATCTCACACTGATCTGTACGTAATTATTAGACCAATTTTCAACGAAGTGAGGTGATTTCTGTAAAAAGGTTCCCAACAAAAATATACTTTGATTCAGAACTCTGCGCAGCTCATGAAATTTTATTTCTTAACACTGgtttaagaaataaaatgaaagggTTTAATTAAAGTGTTAATTGTGCGATTAGGCTACTGTAAATTTTAGTCGGCGTTACAtcttattgtttgtttgtttttacttttacttaatTTTACAGTTGTAGTCGGAATTTAATGAACAAGCTTACTTTAACTTCATCTCTACGTCACATTTAAATAAGCGTAATTTTCCAAAACAACATTCAATTAGGGTGTTAAATAACACAAAGATCTAAAATATTCTTCAGTATATAACCTTTAGGACATAAAATTTTCCAATTGCCTGGAACACGTGGAAAATTAGAAATCGTACAATctgaataacaacaacaacaataaacaacaacaacaacaaccgtaataataataataacaataataataataaataataacaataataataataggcctaatgatgatgatgatgatgatattgatgATGACGACATGATGAGGACAAGGGAGGCCCAGAAAGATGTCTTGATATAgatacaatattttttttctttgttattttctttatctctgtaaaataaatgtaaggGCGTCTTTAATTTTGAGCCAGTCCAATCCAAACTGATTTGTACCGTGCGGCCTGGAGGTTTTAGAGGCGTTTCTCGGGACAGTACCGATTGGCAATTGTGGAAGCGGTGAAAGACATAATACATATTTCTGATCGGTGCACATGTCTCTCCTTGTGTCCTGTTTTACACGTTTAGTTGGTTACAAAAAggaaatatgtatgtatgacttGTCTCCTCCTCATCTTGAATACCTGTAGCAGATAGGAGCCAAGACCTGCCGCTCATGGTTGTGCCACTCCCTCTAAGTCCATGTTTCCCCCTCTATATCAAAATATGAAGGAGTGCTGCGCTCTGAGAGTTACATGCTACGTACAGCTGAGGTCAAATCATTAGTTTTGAATCTGTTGTGTTGTCCAAACGAACTACCACCAATACCACCAGTGTGAAAGAACCTACGGGGTGGGAAAACAAACTGGAAGAACAGCTCAGGTAACACAGCTGTGACAGCGCACGAGTGGCTTCAAACGGGGTACATATTATTACTGCCCGGGACTAACTACAAGCAGCGGAGAAGAGAGCGGTAGCCACCACGCAGGTAACCTATTTTCACGCTTTCCGTCAAAGAGTTCAGCAAAGTGTTGCTGGCTTTTAACGGTCCAGTTATAAGATTGACAAGGTTGACATATTTAGAAAGAGGCATATTTATTTGTCGAACAAAGCATTGAGCTCTGTATGCCATGGCTGGTTTGATTAACGGTAATCAAGtgcaacatttttcttttcattcattttatccaCACACAATGTAATGTTTTGGTTATTTCCTGCAGACGGTCACCGCAAATTCACAGCACACTCATGATCATCATTTAATTTCTATAGTATCTGAAGAAAGGATAAATAGGCTTATAATCTACATAATATTATATTTGCGATTTACAAACATTATTTCAGTCTATgattaaaccaaacaaaacaggttGAACAACTTTGTAAGTTATATAATTTCACTGCAGTTGTTTAATTTACTGCGACTATATTTtaacaatgataataaattCTAAAATTTGCTAGTATTGTTTGCCTATAGGCATTCCGTTGAGCGGAATGGAGTACAGTTACGATGTAGATCTTGAAGAGCTGTGTCCGGTGTGCGGAGATAAAGTGTCAGGATACCACTATGGATTACTGACATGCGAAAGCTgcaaggtgattttttttttttttttatgtgtcaaGCTTTTGCTTTATATTTTACGAGAAGACGCTTCTTATAAATTTGTACATTCGGACGAATATCAGATTTTATTCTGTTGATTAAAGTTACTGATTGTAAATAAACTATACAAGGCCtataattaaaatgtatgtggtctcacattatttacattattattattattattattattattattaataataataataataagggcAGCAGTAGCAGATAAGATATTACTTGAAACATATTTAGTCATTGTCTCGAATTCTTACAATATCATTAACATTCCACTCATGAAaggcttctttctctttttgtctcctaAGGGATTTTTTAAAAGGACCgttcaaaataacaaaagataTACATGTGCCGAGAGCCAGGACTGTAAGATCGACAAAACCCAAAGGAAACGGTGTCCATTTTGTCGGTTTCAGAAATGTCTTAATGTTGGAATGCGATTAGAAGGTAAGGGACGAACAATGTTGGCTGGTACAGAAACTGGTACTGAATGTATAATAATTATTGTAATAATACTGTAATTTCGAACGATCATTTCAGGAAAATAAATGTTATGTTAATCacgttttgttttattgatttaaatatatatatacagtgagTGTAATATAATTTACAGCGTTGTATTTTTCTGTGGAGATTTCGGGTGCTGGAGCAGCCCATTTGTGTCGTTCCGAGGCAATGACAAAAATTACCATTCACCaaattattgtattattgtaaCGCCAACACTGTTTCTCTTAGTATCTTGCCTAATAACTACGCAGCAGCtgcatttaaaattaaattaaaatataccCTACAGCTTTCACCCAAATATTTCACCTGTTGCTGCAGTAGCGCCGTGTGCAGCACACTGATGTAAAAACTGGCTTCTCTCTGGGTCGTTAAATGTAGCCCGAGTCCCTCGATTAATTCCCTGTACTGAacaataatttttaaaaagtatcgaaaataaataaaactcctGTTTGAGAGAACAACACAGTGATTCTACAAAGGTGAATTTTGATGTCATCATCAGTTGATGATGAGCATTTATGCAACTTGTTCGATGACGTCTATCTCAAGTACTCAAGTACAAAAACGGTCTTAAATTTATTGTGACCTCTAGAAAGTAATTCAAAGGAGATACGAATGATCCTGATGTAATGACAAAAAcgaaactgaaaacaaaagcgTACTTTGACTGTCAGTCCAAGCTGTTTACAAAGAACGTATTACCGTCAGTAGCACGTAGATTTGCAGCCATTGGATCAAGGTTAAGTGTTCGCTCATCCATTGATCTATTTTTTATCTTTGCCAATAACATCAGTGGGCAGAAGATATTTTTAACTACTTGGTGAGTTAAAGAAGGAAATTTTTGCGAAGTAACTGGCATAACAGCATaccttttttcttctgaaaatgAGAGCTTTGTAAAGATttttcacagactttttttttctgctggctGTTCTCCTTCAGCGGTTCGAGCTGATCGGATGCGAGGGGGTCGCAACAAGTTTGGCCCGATGTACAAACGTGACCGCGCcctgaaacagcagaaaaaggcCTTGATACGAGCCAGCGGCCTTAAAGTGGAACCCCCACCTCCACTAGTGTCCCCATCCCAAACAGACTACACCTTCAGCGGAGGGCTATCCACCCTTCAGCCTTTACCCAAAGCCGTGTTACCAGCCAATGTCACAGGGATCACCCCGACCGATTACGACCGCACACTGTATGCCCCCACTTCCTTAGGCATGCCCATGCCGGGTCACAACCCTCTGCCCACCCACTACCACCAGTACACCCCTTTCCCCAGTCGGGCCATCAAGTCTGAATGCCCTGACCCCTACACCAGCTCGCCCGACTCAGTGTCAGGGTACTCATACGTGGAGCAGACGCATGCAACAAGTTCACCGCAGACACCCGCAGTGCCTGCTCTGGTGCAGGAGCTGCTGCGTTGCGAGCCGGATGCTTTGCAGGTGCAGAGCAAGATCAGTGCGCAGCTACAGCTGACACAGGAACAGAGCAGTcatagcaaacacacactgagtacATTCAGCCTCCTGTGCCACATGGCTGACCAGACGCTCTTCTCCATTGTAGAGTGGGCACGGAGCTGCATCTTCTTCAAAGAGCTTAAGGTGAGTGTCAGCAAccctagacaaaaaaaaaaaaaacacacactcacacaaaaaaatgtttttactgtTACATAGTGGAACACCTAGTTTCAAATTGCACAACACATTCAACTGACACTGTTATTCAAAGCAGCTTATACTTTTTTCCTTCATCAGTGTTTGGACTACTCTGATGTTTAGGGTTAAGTGAATTGCCAAAGGGCAAAGAACTGAACCCACAGTCATGcattaaacagcagttttcttGATCGTTATGTTACTGTGTTACATTATACTGGTTCTGAGGCATGATGATACACAGTTTTATATTATATGATATTTGTTTATATACTGCAGAGCCACTTCATGAATCTTGATTTTCTTGTGGAAAAATTTCTTGGAGATCCTTGAGTAAAATTTCTGAATTATTTTGCATTCCATTAATGCCTACATTGTTACGCTCACTCAAAAGAGGGTGCTGTTGTTGAATGCTGTCTAAACTTCATTTACGCCAGTGAGTGTGAATTACATAAACTCTAAAAAGTGAGATATATTATCCATTCTCAAGATAATTAAGTCTGGAGAACTTGACCTGTGTATAATATTCATTCATACTGAATTATATTGTTGTGCCCACTCACTGACAGATTTAGAATACCACTATTCACTAACCAGTGAGCTTGCACCTCTTAAAACACCTCCACTGGCtcaaacagatgtgtgtgcacacacacactcatacacactcactcacacacacacaaatgcacacacacacacatacatacaaatgggCTCGGTGGATGCATTGGCCAGGGCTCTACAGGGCAGATTTAGTTGGCATGATGAAATGATGGTGACAGAAGTAAACAACAGTgtctgcagaaagagagagagagaaggagaagagagacagaggctttCAGGATGTACAGGTTTCCCGATGATAGAGGTGTGGTTgagttattaaaaaaataagttgAAATCATGGCTCAGTTAGGTTTGATATTGTGCGTGGGGGTCAGTAGCCATGCGTGGTATAAGTATAATAGTAATAAAGAAGTGATGGTTGTCATTGTTCATCTGCTTATGAAGAAAATCTCTTGTCTGTTCAGTTCCAGTTGTTTGGTCTCTGCCCACTCACTTTGTATGTGCTTGTGGGTATCTATCatcatgtctgtgtgcacatgtgggtgtttgtgtgtgaaagagatggTCTGCAATCAGACCAAACATTGAGCCACAACTTTTTCTGGGTGGGAATTATTTCCAATGTATATAATTGttcttcatgtgtgttttttgtttgtttgtttgtttgtttgttagtttagTATTTTACAGAGGCAGAAAAAATGTATCAGTGTTTATTTGCTCAAGAGTGAAATGTTGCAACACTAAGTGTGTGCAGTTGGAGATTGAGTGTTGAGTGTAATTTTTGGAGATTTCTATAGGATCTAGATATCCTTCAGGTCTCCAAATCCATAGATTTTGATTCATCAAACTAAGTcctttgtctttcatttctaaCGTTCTCATATTATTTCTCTCATCCAATTCTTCCTTTTCTGCTTGAGAGATCAGCACAGTCAGCAGCATGTGAGAGACCAAGACACCCAGCCTTGATCTGACGAAAGTTGTTTAGATTTTGTAAATGGTTTGTGTATGCGCGCTTTCACCTACTATGACACAGTGAGGTCATTTCCATCTATCTTTAAATGAAACTCTTGAGTCTTGAAGGAGAGGAAACAGACACTTAAGAGtagtaagcacacacatacagatactgCAGTCTTACTCAGCACCAAATGGGACTCCCCAGTAAGACCATTGTTCTGCTACGATAAGACTGCAGAGAAGACAATGATAGATTTAGAACCAGATGGAGGTAAAGCTTTATTTTGAGCTTAGCTAATttattgtttgtatgtgtgtttgtgtgtgtgtgtgtgtgtgtgtgtgtgtgtgtgtatgcgcgtgtgttttTATTCCCATTCACTTATCAATTAGAAAGACACAGCATTTCAAACAGCGAATACTTTCAGATTGTGGGTGGAAATATAATGTGACATAATTCAGATGTATAGTTAGTGATGATGAGTTTGTTGGTGTGTTCGTGTTATACTGTAGGAAGATATTATGAGACCTCAGACGGTAAAATGGACTCatctga includes the following:
- the nr5a1b gene encoding steroidogenic factor 1b, which translates into the protein MEYSYDVDLEELCPVCGDKVSGYHYGLLTCESCKGFFKRTVQNNKRYTCAESQDCKIDKTQRKRCPFCRFQKCLNVGMRLEAVRADRMRGGRNKFGPMYKRDRALKQQKKALIRASGLKVEPPPPLVSPSQTDYTFSGGLSTLQPLPKAVLPANVTGITPTDYDRTLYAPTSLGMPMPGHNPLPTHYHQYTPFPSRAIKSECPDPYTSSPDSVSGYSYVEQTHATSSPQTPAVPALVQELLRCEPDALQVQSKISAQLQLTQEQSSHSKHTLSTFSLLCHMADQTLFSIVEWARSCIFFKELKVGDQMRLLHNCWSELLVLDYISRQVQHGKEDSVLLVTGQEVEISTIVSQAGATLSTLVQRGQELVGKLQALQVDWREIACFKFLILFNPDVKLLENQAFVESVQEQVNAALLEYTVCVYPQYVDKFSQLLLRLPELRALSSQAEDYLCYKHLSGEVPCNNLLIEMLHAKRACV